In the genome of Thermoleophilaceae bacterium, the window CTTCGAGGCGCAGGAGCCCGAGCAGGTGGACGCCTTCCACGCGGCTGCTCTGCAAGCCGGCGGGCGCGACAACGGCGCGCCTGGAATCCGGGGCGAGTACAGCGCCACCTACTACGCGGCCTACATCCTCGACCCGAACGGCAACAACATCGAGGCGGTCTTCCACGGCCACGCCCCGACGGAGAAGGGACGGCGGGTGGCGCGATGAGGCGTCTCGTGCTCGCGGCGGCCTGGTTCTCAAAGACCGGTCGCGTGGTCCGAAGGGCGCCGGGCAATCCCTGAGCAGATCCGCAAGGCCGAGCGGCACGAGCTGCCCGCCGTGGCCGCCTTGCTCGCGCGCGCGTTCTACGACGACCCGGCGATGAGCTGGACGTTCCCCAGAGACCGCAAGCGGCTCGAGCAGGCGGAGCGCTTCTGGTCGATCCGCCTCCGCTACATGAGCCCGCAGGAGCAGGTGTACGTGACGGACGACCTGAGCGGCGCCGCGGTGTGGACACTGCCGGACCGCTGGCACGTGGGCTTGAGCGAGACCGGCGAGCTCGCGCGGATGATGCTGAATCGGCGCTTGCCGCTTCTCTTCCGCGGCCTCCAGCGCCTCGAGAAGGCGCATCCGCACGGGCCGTCGCACTTCTACCTCGCGGTGCTCGGCACGGACCCGCCACACCAGGGG includes:
- a CDS encoding GNAT family N-acetyltransferase, whose protein sequence is MAALLARAFYDDPAMSWTFPRDRKRLEQAERFWSIRLRYMSPQEQVYVTDDLSGAAVWTLPDRWHVGLSETGELARMMLNRRLPLLFRGLQRLEKAHPHGPSHFYLAVLGTDPPHQGNGIGSALMAPVLEVCDQEGLPAYLESSKERNIDFYSRFGFRVRSEVQLPNGPKMWPMWRDPAGTAV